CTCGGGTTCAACGTACCCATCCGAACTCCAAGCTTCATTTAATCGATCCGTAGGCTTCCCCGTCTAGGCAGAAGCGTGAGCCGCACCACGCTAGGAACGATGCGCGCAGTCATTACCCTTGTCCATAGGCCGAAGGATAGGTTTTTGGTAGAGGCGGAGGGTATGATTCGAGCCTATATCTTCCGCCTTTTGGATACGTACCACGGGAACTCACTCCTCTGTATTTCGATCTCGAGCGATCAGCGTAAGTCGTTTAGTCCGCCCCGGATGCCGCTCCCCGACGTCCGAGCGTCTCCGCACGCCCGTCTTCTCCAATAAGTGGTGAACGTGCCCCTTCACGGTTCCAGGCTCGATGCCCAGCCGGGTAGCGATCTCCTTGTTCGTGAGCCTCTGCTCGAGCAGCCCGACGATCTCCGATTCGCGGACAGTGAGATGGGCCTGCTCTGGAGCGTTGGAACACCCACTTGCCGTGGTTCTCAGTCGCGCAACCAGTGCGGCTGTGATTCGTGGTGGAAGCCGCAGCTCTCCCCGCGTGGCTTCCCCCACAGCACTGACGAGATCGTCGCCCGAGGCACCGGGCAGAACGAATCCAGAAACCCCGGCTTCGAGCAGAGCGAGGAGCGCCACCTCGTTGTCTTCCGGCGCAAGCACAATGATTCGTGAGCGCGGTGTGGATGCGGTCAACTGTCGGACCACCTGGGCAGCGGACCCCGCAGGGAGGTCTACGAGCGCGATGTCGGGACGAAGGTGCGCGAGGCGCTCGAGGGATTCCTGATCGCCGACGCCGAGATCCACGACAATCAGCTGGCGGTGCCGGCTGAGACTCTGTACCAGGCTCTCGCGGTAGAAACGAACGTGTCCGACGACCGCCACAGTGAAGGATCCGTTGGAATTTGGGGGACGCCCTGAGCCCGAGTGTCTTGCGCTAGCCATCTTGCCGTCCTCCTCGCCGCTACAGAAAGCCGTCATGGCGCTTTGTTGGGACGCACCATCGGACGCAGTTCTACCTGGAGAGGGCGAACGAATTACGGTTGGAAAGGCAGAGTGTGGGGAATTTGGTGCCCCTCATGCATCCCGGCTCGGCGAAGAACTGGGCACCCCCTGAGAGGCAACACCAGTACGCTGCTCCTCCCCTGGTCCCCTAGTCAAGGTGAAAAGTAGGACCTCAAACGTCTCCCTCGCGTCTCACAGTGCGCCTCTCATTCAGAGGACGCACTTTGGGAATCCGCCCACGGTGGAGGCACTGAGGCGGGCACCCGCGATCTTTCTGTCGCTCTCAGAGAGGCAGAGAGGAAGAGAGCGGCATTCACACGTCCCTAGATGTGCGAAGCCCCGAGAGCATTCGCCCTCGGGGCTCCACTATCTCCAGACCCAGTTCGAACTGGGTTCGGGTCTGTAAGCTCCTGAGGTAGGATTCGAACCTACAACCCTCCGGTTAACAGCCGGATGCTCTACCATTGAGCTACTCAGGAATTCTTGGTGGGGAACAGCCCGCCAGCTCAAGCTGGTCGAGCGCGCAACCCACTGCTAATCAACAAGATATCGGCTTGCCGTTGGATAACTTGAGCCAATGATTCTACCGCAATCACTCCTCGGCAACAACCAGAACGCTGCGGGCGCAAAGGCCGACGCAGCGCTCGGCCGCCGCCAAACCGCCGCCCGACGCCCACGCACTCACCCCCGCCACCTCATCCTCGTTGGCTGAACAGGATCCCGCAGCACCCACTGCTTCATCTGCCGCATGTAGCCGGCGCGCCCGATCAAAGCGTCGAACGAGAAGAGAGCGATCCCATCGACGCCCATCCGACGCGCGCGGCGAATCTTCTCCGCGGCGTCGCGCGCGCTCTCATTATAAATAGCGATCCCCGCGTAGACGTGGCGCTCCGTGGGAATCGAGAGCGCGGCGCCGATCTGCCGCTCCACGACCGACGTGCTGGTTCCGTAGCACATGGGGATCGCGGCATCGATGATCCCTTCGCGGAGCCATGTGGGCCAATCCTGCTCGTATCGATTCAGCGCGGCCACCTGGTCCGCGATCACCGCGGCGGTCAGCTTGATGCTCCGCCCCGAGATATCCAGATCGTGCCTCAGGTCGCGCACCAGGTCCGTGATCTGATCCTTCTTCCACTGAATCCACCGTGCTCGCAAATCCGGAATCCGGTCGGCGCCGATCACTTCCAAGAACGTAGAGTCCGGATGGTCGATCTGCATGGGATCGACACCGAACTCCCTCTCGAACGCGGTCCGCGTCGCGGCGTCATAGCCGACGGTCGGCTCGGGATAACGGACGTAGTCGAGGTGGATCCCGTCGACGTCGTATCTCGTCACGATCTCCCGCACGATCTCGCGGAGATGGCGTCTCACCTCGGGATTTCCGGGTGCGAGGTACATCCCTTCCAGCTTCTGGTCCTCGAAATCCTCCGGGAGCATCTCCACCAGCCGCTGGCCATCGGCGCGGACCGAGATCCACTCCGGATGGGCGTTCACGACATGAAGCGGTGACCGCGGTGGCGCGCCGGCCGACCAGACCAGATAGACGTTGATCCAGGCTTGAACTTCGAGCCCGGCCGCGTGCGCGCGGCGGATGATTCGCTCGAGCGGATCGAAGTCGGGAGACGTGGCGCCGAGGTCCTCGGCGCGGGGCGTCAGGTCGGACCGGAAGTAGGCATCGCCGCGCCCGCGGACCTGCACCAGCAGCGTGTTGATGTTGAGCTGCGAGGCGACCTCGACCACCTGGTCGACGCGCCCGGGCGTGCTGATCGCGTGGCGCACGACCCAGAGGGCGCGGGTCTCCTCGCCGGCGGGAGGGGCGGCCGCAGCGAGCCTCACGGTGGCCGCCAGCCCCGCCAGGCTCAGCGTGACTAAGACCCCAATGAAAAACGCCGGCGCTCGACGCGCCGGCGTGGGCCGTTTCGTCACGTAATCGGTCGCGGCGTCAGTCGCCGCTTTTCCCTCGTTGGCGCCCGCGGGTTGTCGGCTTGGGAGCCATCGGAACGCCCTTCCTCCCGAACTTCTCTCCGCGCGACGGCCTGGGCGCGCGCTCCTTCTTCGGAGCCTCCGCGGTGGCAACAGAACCCTCGCCTTTAGCACCGCCTTCACCCTTCGCGGCCGCCTCGCCCTTCCCGGCCTTCGCCACCTTGCCGCCCGCCTTGGCAGCAGCTTTGGCTACCTTCGCGGCCTCCTCGGCCTCCTTGCGGAGCCGCTCTTTCAGCTCGGGCGACTTGACCAGCTCGAGAAGCGCGGTCTCCCCGGCGTCGCCGAGGCGCCGCCCAACCTTGATAATCCGCGTGTAGCCACCGTTCCGGTCGGCGTACCAGGGCGCCACCGTGCCGAACAGCTTCCGAACGACGTCATCGCCGTGCACGAACCGCGCGACGTGGCGCCGCGCGGCGACATCCCCCCGCTTCGCGAAGGTGATCATCCGCTCCCCGAGCCGGCGCGCCTCCTTGGCCTTGGCGACGGTCGTCTCGATCCGCTCGTGCTGAAAGAGCGAAGTGATCAAATTGCGGAGCAGCGCCTTCCGATGGGAGGACGTGCGGCTCAGCTTCCGATGGTCTTTGCGATGGCGCATGGCTTGGGATCCGTCCTTTATTGGCGCGCCAGCGGCGCGCCCAAACGCCGCTGTCTAAGCGGCCTCGATCTTCTCGCCGAGCTTGTACTTGCTCACGTCCATGCCGAAGCCAAGATTCATGCTCGCGAGGATGTCGGCGATCTCCTTGAGCGACTTCCGGCCGAAGTTCCGATACTTGAGCATCTCGCCCTCGGACTTCGTTACCAGGTCGCCGATGGTCTTGATGTTCGCGGCCTTCAAGCAATTGGATGACCGCACGGAAAGCTCCAGCTCCTCGACGCTCCGCTCGAGCAGCGTCTTGATGCGCAGGAACTCCTCGTCGACCTCCTCCTCGACCTCCTCGACGATCTCCTCCTCGAAATGCACGAAGAGGGCGAAGTGGTCCTTGAGGATCTTGGCGCCGTAGGCGAGCGCATCCGAAGGGATGATGCTCCCGTCGGTCCAGATCTCCAGCGTCAGCTTGTCGTAGTCGATCCGCTGCCCGATCCGGGTGTTCTCGACCTCGAAGTTCACCTTCGTGACCGGCGAGAACATCGAGTCGACCGGCAGCACGCCGATCGGCCGATCCTGGACCGCCTGGTTCTCCGCGGAAACGTAGCCGCGGCCGGGGCCCACCTCAACCTCGGCGCGGAACTCTCCGTCCTTGTTGAGCGTGGCGATGTGCATCTCGGGGTTCAGGACCTCGATGTCGGGGTCCGCCTTCAGGTCGCCCGCCTTGATCTCGTTCTTGCCGCGGGCGTCGAAGAGCGCCATCTTGGGCCCGTCGCTGTGAATCTTGAACCGCATCTGCTTCAAGTTGAGAAGGATCTCGGGCACGTCCTCCTTCAAGCCGGGAAGCGTCGAGAACTCATGCTGGACGCCCTCGATCTTGACGGCCGTGACGGCGGCGCCCGGCAACGACGAGAGGAGCACGCGCCGAAGCGCGTTCCCCAGCGTCACGCCAAAGCCGCGCTCGAGAGGCTCGATCGTGAATTTTCCGTAGCGATTGGTCGAGGTCTTCTCATCGGCCTCGACATTCTTCGGCATCTGCAGATTCTTCCACTTCATCTTATCTATTCCCTCCTTAAGACCCGGGGCCTTTCGGCACGCGCTCCATCTGGCTCGCGCCCTTTCGGCCGCCTCGGGTTACTTCGAGTAAAGCTCGACGATGAGCTGCTCGGAGACCTTGGTCGGAATGTTTCCGCGTGTCGGGTACTCGAGTAGTCGCCCCGAGAGCTTCTCGGCGTCGAGGCTGAGCCAGCTCATCATCTCGCGGCTCTTGCTGGCCTCGAGCGACGCCTGGATCGCGACGGAATCCTTGCTCCCGGGACGGACGCGAATCTCATCGCCCACCCGCACCGAGAACGAAGGAATGTCGACGATGTGTTCGTTGACCGTGAAATGGCGGTGCCGCACCAGCTGGCGCGCGGCCGATCGGGATGGGGCGAACCCAAGCCGGAAGACCAGGTTGTCCAGCCGGCGCTCGAGCGCCAGCAAGAGATTCTGGCCGGTCACGCCCTTTTGATGCTCCGCCTTCGCGAAGTAGTTCCGGAACTGCGCCTCCAGGACACCATAAATCCGGCGGGTCTTCTGCTTCATCCGAAGCTGCACGCCGTATTGCGTCTCCTTGGGGCGCCGATCCTTGCCGTGCTCTCCGGGCGCGTACCCGCGCCTCTCGAACGCGCATTTCTCGGTGAAGCAGCGCGTACCCTTGAGGAAGAGCTTCTCTCCCTCCCGGCGGCAGAGCCGGCATTTTGCTTCGCGATAAGTCGCCATATCGTTGCTTTAAACCTCCTTCAGCTAGACGCGCCGCCGCTTCGGCGGCCGGCAACCATTGTGCGGAATCGGGGTGACGTCCTT
The sequence above is a segment of the Candidatus Eisenbacteria bacterium genome. Coding sequences within it:
- a CDS encoding response regulator transcription factor; the protein is MTAFCSGEEDGKMASARHSGSGRPPNSNGSFTVAVVGHVRFYRESLVQSLSRHRQLIVVDLGVGDQESLERLAHLRPDIALVDLPAGSAAQVVRQLTASTPRSRIIVLAPEDNEVALLALLEAGVSGFVLPGASGDDLVSAVGEATRGELRLPPRITAALVARLRTTASGCSNAPEQAHLTVRESEIVGLLEQRLTNKEIATRLGIEPGTVKGHVHHLLEKTGVRRRSDVGERHPGRTKRLTLIARDRNTEE
- a CDS encoding 50S ribosomal protein L17 → MRHRKDHRKLSRTSSHRKALLRNLITSLFQHERIETTVAKAKEARRLGERMITFAKRGDVAARRHVARFVHGDDVVRKLFGTVAPWYADRNGGYTRIIKVGRRLGDAGETALLELVKSPELKERLRKEAEEAAKVAKAAAKAGGKVAKAGKGEAAAKGEGGAKGEGSVATAEAPKKERAPRPSRGEKFGRKGVPMAPKPTTRGRQRGKSGD
- a CDS encoding DNA-directed RNA polymerase subunit alpha encodes the protein MKWKNLQMPKNVEADEKTSTNRYGKFTIEPLERGFGVTLGNALRRVLLSSLPGAAVTAVKIEGVQHEFSTLPGLKEDVPEILLNLKQMRFKIHSDGPKMALFDARGKNEIKAGDLKADPDIEVLNPEMHIATLNKDGEFRAEVEVGPGRGYVSAENQAVQDRPIGVLPVDSMFSPVTKVNFEVENTRIGQRIDYDKLTLEIWTDGSIIPSDALAYGAKILKDHFALFVHFEEEIVEEVEEEVDEEFLRIKTLLERSVEELELSVRSSNCLKAANIKTIGDLVTKSEGEMLKYRNFGRKSLKEIADILASMNLGFGMDVSKYKLGEKIEAA
- the rpsD gene encoding 30S ribosomal protein S4, with protein sequence MATYREAKCRLCRREGEKLFLKGTRCFTEKCAFERRGYAPGEHGKDRRPKETQYGVQLRMKQKTRRIYGVLEAQFRNYFAKAEHQKGVTGQNLLLALERRLDNLVFRLGFAPSRSAARQLVRHRHFTVNEHIVDIPSFSVRVGDEIRVRPGSKDSVAIQASLEASKSREMMSWLSLDAEKLSGRLLEYPTRGNIPTKVSEQLIVELYSK